Proteins found in one Acinetobacter sp. XH1741 genomic segment:
- the elsL gene encoding cell wall-recycling L,D-carboxypeptidase ElsL: MSQFKLEDADVLIDLANQTLSLPKHNKFYVISTGKNGIGEQENTGKTPRGWHRVAKKFGMQSPINAVFIARKPTGEVYGSELAAQFPERDWILSRILWLDGLEEGFNKGEGHDTMQRYIYIHGTPDKEPMGVPMSHGCIRMRNEEIIELFDLVPEDALVYLSEQSLT; the protein is encoded by the coding sequence ATGTCCCAATTTAAACTTGAAGATGCAGATGTTCTTATTGATTTGGCAAACCAAACTTTAAGCCTCCCTAAACATAATAAATTTTATGTGATCTCTACAGGTAAGAACGGGATTGGTGAACAAGAAAATACGGGTAAAACTCCACGTGGTTGGCATCGCGTTGCCAAAAAGTTTGGTATGCAATCTCCTATAAATGCAGTTTTTATTGCACGTAAGCCTACAGGTGAAGTTTACGGCAGTGAATTGGCAGCACAATTCCCGGAACGAGATTGGATATTGTCACGCATTCTTTGGTTGGATGGCTTAGAAGAAGGTTTTAACAAAGGGGAAGGCCATGACACCATGCAACGTTATATCTATATTCATGGCACGCCAGATAAAGAGCCTATGGGGGTCCCAATGTCGCATGGCTGTATTCGAATGCGTAATGAAGAAATCATTGAATTGTTTGATTTAGTCCCAGAAGATGCTCTTGTTTATTTATCTGAACAATCTTTAACCTAA
- a CDS encoding YdcF family protein encodes MQVSKWIRISLAIIGSILFLDGLFLAFLNKIHVGTIVPLVLGAFFCLYALFYYHLERFFFYHYRLHSIWRFGWLCFWIWLIGLGYFFNFIKENKDKGHNIPRVEAIIVLGSGVENGQPSAILAKRLDTAAPVALSQPQAKVVLTGGLDFSEKEPEALVMSRYLEQRFHIAKDRMILEDKSTSTELNLKNSKPLLEQSHISIDQPIAIVTSDFHTPRAAAIAKKQGYTHVYMVSAETPLVTRYNAWLREYFAYASGWILNEY; translated from the coding sequence ATGCAAGTCAGTAAGTGGATTCGGATTTCTTTAGCCATCATCGGTTCAATTTTATTTTTGGACGGCCTATTTCTAGCTTTTCTAAATAAAATTCATGTAGGTACAATTGTTCCTTTAGTCTTAGGGGCATTTTTCTGTCTCTATGCATTATTTTATTATCATTTGGAACGATTTTTCTTTTATCACTACCGTTTACATTCAATTTGGCGTTTTGGATGGTTGTGTTTCTGGATCTGGTTAATTGGCTTAGGCTATTTCTTTAATTTTATTAAAGAGAATAAAGATAAAGGCCACAATATTCCTAGAGTGGAAGCAATTATTGTTTTAGGTAGCGGTGTCGAAAATGGACAGCCTTCTGCCATTCTTGCAAAACGCCTTGATACAGCAGCCCCAGTTGCCCTTTCCCAACCTCAAGCAAAAGTTGTTTTAACAGGTGGCTTAGATTTTTCAGAGAAAGAGCCTGAAGCATTAGTCATGTCCCGTTACTTGGAACAACGTTTTCATATAGCAAAAGACCGAATGATTCTGGAAGACAAAAGCACAAGTACTGAACTTAATCTTAAAAATAGCAAACCATTACTTGAACAAAGTCATATTAGTATTGATCAACCTATTGCGATTGTTACAAGTGACTTCCATACCCCACGAGCAGCAGCTATTGCAAAGAAACAAGGCTATACCCATGTTTATATGGTTTCTGCCGAAACCCCTTTAGTCACCCGCTATAACGCTTGGCTACGTGAATATTTTGCGTATGCCAGTGGTTGGATACTAAACGAATATTAA
- a CDS encoding YbaN family protein — MRTLFWRTLVVIFITLGIIGAILPGMPTTVFLILAAWAASKGWPQMDAWLLNHPKYGPTLRDWRANGTVPRKAKWIASIMMTASGILMLFTSAPFWVKVFTDTTMLVVAIWLWLRPEPKLKD, encoded by the coding sequence ATGCGAACATTGTTTTGGCGAACTCTGGTCGTGATTTTTATCACGCTTGGTATTATTGGAGCAATTTTACCAGGCATGCCGACAACAGTGTTTCTTATTCTGGCTGCTTGGGCCGCTTCAAAGGGATGGCCTCAAATGGATGCATGGTTATTAAATCATCCAAAATATGGTCCAACCCTACGTGACTGGCGTGCAAATGGCACGGTACCACGTAAGGCGAAATGGATTGCAAGCATTATGATGACCGCAAGTGGTATTTTAATGCTGTTTACCTCTGCGCCATTTTGGGTAAAAGTTTTTACTGATACTACCATGCTCGTTGTTGCAATTTGGTTATGGCTACGCCCTGAGCCAAAATTAAAAGATTGA